In a single window of the Niabella ginsenosidivorans genome:
- a CDS encoding SRPBCC family protein: MKQENFTATITVDATPQQVFNAVNNVRGWWSENIEGETDTLNSIFIYRDKYLTAKMKITELAPQKIVWSVLETNNEFFENKTEWNGTKLVFKITGNEKQTRLEFTHVGLTPAFECFNVCSNSWDYFITTSLKNLILTGKGKDISKDEQSYSTSFVVNQSPAAVFNAINNVRGWWSENIEGATDIPDAEFTYHYKDVHIAKMKIAALIPNKKVVWFVKDNYFNFTKDKEEWKGTKIVFDILAENDKTTVVFTHHGLVREYECYPVCHDAWTHYIHDSLKKFIETGKGNATPKETGQVASATDEQQHNDKPVTKSIYHRLLIAAPVEKVYQALTTQEGLAGWWTPDTIAKPEVGSILRFGFGPDYFKEMEVTELKPYSLVKWRCIRAFEEWIGTTLDFELEPHQKGCVLLFHHDGWKDYTTEFAGCSFAWALFFRSLRLLCETSKGAPYPDFEK; the protein is encoded by the coding sequence ATGAAACAGGAAAATTTTACAGCAACAATTACGGTGGATGCCACACCACAGCAGGTATTTAATGCCGTTAATAATGTGCGCGGCTGGTGGTCAGAAAATATTGAGGGGGAAACGGATACACTGAACAGCATATTTATATATCGTGATAAATATCTTACAGCAAAGATGAAAATTACTGAATTGGCCCCGCAAAAAATTGTCTGGAGTGTTTTAGAAACAAACAATGAATTCTTTGAAAACAAAACGGAGTGGAATGGAACAAAGCTTGTTTTTAAAATAACAGGGAATGAAAAACAAACCCGTCTTGAGTTTACACATGTAGGGCTGACACCTGCTTTTGAATGTTTCAACGTTTGCTCTAATTCCTGGGATTATTTTATTACAACCAGTCTTAAAAATCTGATACTTACCGGAAAGGGGAAAGATATTTCTAAAGATGAGCAATCATACAGCACTTCCTTTGTCGTGAATCAGTCGCCTGCAGCTGTGTTTAATGCCATTAATAATGTACGTGGCTGGTGGTCAGAAAATATTGAGGGGGCAACGGATATACCTGATGCTGAATTTACCTATCATTATAAGGATGTTCATATTGCTAAAATGAAAATTGCAGCCCTCATTCCCAATAAAAAGGTTGTATGGTTTGTAAAAGACAATTATTTCAATTTTACAAAAGACAAGGAAGAGTGGAAGGGAACAAAAATTGTTTTTGACATTTTAGCTGAAAATGATAAAACCACAGTTGTTTTTACGCACCACGGATTGGTACGTGAATACGAATGCTACCCGGTTTGTCATGATGCATGGACGCATTATATACACGATAGCCTGAAAAAATTTATTGAAACGGGCAAAGGCAATGCCACCCCCAAAGAAACGGGGCAAGTGGCTTCCGCTACAGATGAGCAGCAGCACAATGATAAACCTGTTACAAAAAGTATTTACCACCGGTTGCTGATCGCCGCACCGGTAGAAAAAGTTTATCAGGCCCTTACCACACAGGAGGGGTTGGCCGGCTGGTGGACGCCGGATACCATTGCAAAACCGGAAGTGGGAAGTATTTTAAGGTTCGGCTTTGGACCGGATTATTTTAAAGAAATGGAAGTAACGGAACTAAAGCCTTACAGCCTTGTAAAATGGCGCTGTATCAGGGCCTTTGAAGAATGGATCGGCACTACGCTTGATTTTGAGCTGGAGCCGCATCAGAAGGGGTGTGTTTTATTATTTCACCACGATGGGTGGAAGGATTATACAACCGAATTTGCAGGATGCAGTTTTGCCTGGGCGCTTTTTTTCAGGAGCCTGCGGTTGCTGTGCGAAACCAGTAAAGGCGCACCTTATCCTGATTTTGAGAAATGA
- a CDS encoding RtcB family protein, with protein sequence MSKPSLTGKELRAIGYPEGPVISVAMSTMQKAYRHESKEYALNILKELLAAPHDYVSDKTLGIIAQQLLPKPAAMEGADISLNQTGIHFNIFGQEHIEEGALHQMYQAAKLPVAVAGALMPDAHSGYGLPIGGVLATDNAVIPYGVGVDIGCRMCLSIFDLPPKELTDREAFFIRELGAATLFGSGAQFDRSPDHAVMENRLFYEMPLLKRLHGRAWKQLGSSGSGNHFAEFGIVTITEKDEALGLDAGSYIGFLTHSGSRALGATIANHYTKLAISKRRLPQEAKNLAWLGLDEEAGAEYWLAMNLAGDYASACHHVIHDKIAKQLGRKPVKQVENHHNFAWKELLDGKEVIVHRKGATPAGKEVLGIIPGSMTADGFIVKGKGTTAAVNSASHGAGRKMSRTRAIQSVTDKQFRDELKKFGVKLLGGGLDESPFAYKDIHTVMQSQKALVAIVGSFTPKIVKMDGAAHRSWKKKKDETVAE encoded by the coding sequence ATGAGCAAACCAAGCTTAACAGGAAAAGAACTAAGGGCAATAGGATACCCGGAAGGACCGGTGATCTCTGTTGCTATGAGCACCATGCAAAAAGCATACAGGCATGAAAGCAAAGAGTATGCGCTGAATATTTTAAAAGAGCTATTAGCTGCTCCGCATGATTATGTTTCAGATAAAACCCTGGGCATTATTGCCCAACAGCTATTGCCCAAACCGGCAGCTATGGAAGGCGCGGACATATCACTGAATCAAACCGGTATCCACTTTAATATATTCGGACAGGAGCATATTGAAGAAGGAGCCCTGCACCAGATGTACCAGGCGGCAAAGCTGCCTGTAGCAGTGGCCGGCGCGCTTATGCCTGATGCGCATAGCGGCTACGGGCTACCCATTGGCGGCGTACTGGCAACCGATAATGCGGTCATCCCTTACGGCGTGGGCGTGGACATTGGCTGCCGGATGTGCCTGAGTATTTTTGACCTGCCCCCAAAAGAGCTGACGGACCGCGAAGCCTTTTTTATACGCGAACTGGGCGCCGCCACATTATTTGGCAGCGGTGCGCAGTTTGACCGGTCTCCTGATCATGCAGTAATGGAAAACAGATTGTTTTACGAAATGCCCTTATTAAAAAGGCTGCACGGGCGCGCCTGGAAGCAGTTAGGCAGCTCCGGTTCCGGAAATCACTTTGCTGAATTTGGTATTGTAACCATTACAGAAAAAGACGAAGCCCTTGGGCTGGATGCGGGCAGCTATATCGGCTTCTTGACCCACTCCGGATCCCGGGCCTTAGGCGCTACCATTGCCAATCATTACACAAAGCTGGCCATCAGCAAACGCCGCCTGCCACAGGAGGCAAAAAACCTTGCCTGGCTGGGGCTGGATGAAGAAGCAGGAGCAGAATACTGGCTGGCCATGAACCTGGCCGGTGATTATGCAAGTGCCTGCCATCATGTGATCCATGATAAAATTGCAAAACAACTGGGGCGTAAACCTGTAAAGCAGGTAGAAAACCATCACAATTTTGCATGGAAGGAATTGTTGGATGGCAAAGAGGTTATTGTGCACCGTAAAGGCGCCACACCTGCCGGTAAAGAGGTACTGGGCATTATACCGGGCAGCATGACAGCGGATGGCTTTATTGTAAAAGGCAAAGGCACAACCGCAGCGGTGAACTCAGCATCGCACGGGGCCGGCCGCAAAATGAGCCGTACCCGGGCTATTCAATCAGTTACCGATAAACAGTTCAGGGATGAGCTGAAAAAATTTGGGGTGAAGCTGCTGGGCGGCGGGTTGGATGAATCGCCCTTTGCATACAAGGATATACACACCGTTATGCAATCACAAAAAGCATTGGTAGCCATTGTAGGTTCTTTTACACCAAAAATTGTAAAAATGGATGGCGCCGCGCACCGGAGCTGGAAGAAAAAGAAAGATGAAACTGTGGCTGAATAG
- a CDS encoding GlxA family transcriptional regulator, whose amino-acid sequence MKQLTILVPDAQTGPNTLSCIVGAYHIFTEANNHYTRQGKKQVFRIELAGVSERSAFVNGLLTIMPQVHIRAVQKTDLIIIPAITSNFKKTEAANTLLVNWILEQYKKGAGVASMCTGAYLLASTGLLDKKSCSIHWNAIDNFKKLFPKVHLKAEKLITDEQGIYTNGGGYSFLNLLIYLVEKYYDRQTAIYCSKIFQIDIDRQTQSDFMIFTGQKAHGDEVIKKAQEYIEKNFYEKISVEQLSRKFTIGRRNFDRRFIKATGNTPIEYLQRVKIESAKKALETTRKTINEVMYEVGYADVKAFREVFRKITGMSPLEYKNKYNKEAAVLY is encoded by the coding sequence ATGAAACAGCTTACCATACTGGTTCCCGATGCTCAAACAGGGCCCAACACCTTATCCTGCATTGTGGGCGCCTATCACATTTTTACGGAAGCCAATAACCATTATACACGGCAAGGCAAAAAACAGGTGTTCCGGATCGAGCTGGCGGGCGTATCAGAGCGATCCGCTTTTGTAAACGGACTGTTAACGATTATGCCACAGGTGCATATCCGCGCTGTTCAAAAAACAGACCTGATCATTATTCCTGCAATTACCAGCAACTTTAAAAAAACAGAAGCAGCGAATACCCTGCTGGTAAACTGGATCCTGGAACAATATAAAAAGGGCGCCGGGGTTGCCAGCATGTGTACCGGGGCCTACCTCCTGGCCTCAACGGGTTTGCTGGATAAAAAGAGCTGCTCCATTCACTGGAACGCCATAGATAATTTTAAAAAGCTTTTCCCAAAAGTACATTTAAAAGCAGAAAAGCTTATTACTGATGAGCAGGGCATTTACACCAACGGAGGCGGTTATTCTTTTTTAAACCTGCTGATTTACCTGGTTGAAAAATATTACGACCGGCAAACCGCCATTTATTGTTCCAAGATCTTCCAGATCGATATTGACCGGCAAACACAATCGGATTTTATGATCTTTACCGGGCAAAAAGCACATGGAGATGAGGTGATCAAAAAGGCGCAGGAATATATTGAAAAAAACTTTTACGAAAAGATCTCTGTGGAACAGCTTTCCAGGAAATTTACTATTGGAAGAAGAAATTTCGACCGCCGGTTTATAAAGGCCACCGGCAATACTCCCATTGAATATTTGCAAAGGGTAAAGATAGAATCTGCCAAAAAAGCGCTGGAAACCACGCGTAAAACCATTAACGAGGTGATGTATGAAGTGGGATATGCGGATGTAAAAGCCTTCCGGGAAGTGTTCCGGAAAATAACCGGTATGTCGCCACTGGAATATAAGAACAAATACAATAAAGAGGCAGCCGTCCTGTATTGA
- a CDS encoding SRPBCC family protein, which produces MPDIYHAVLIAAPAEKIYQALTTEEGLSAWWTPGTTAKPEPGTIARFPFTPPYFKEMRITELQPSRLVRWTCIAGADEWVGTRISFHLEPGTKNILLNTHPEILGQAEQLEGADGTLLLFHHDGWRAATLMYAECNYTWAQFLRSLKLFCETGKGTPWPYQHRPGFNK; this is translated from the coding sequence ATGCCCGATATTTACCACGCAGTACTCATTGCAGCCCCGGCTGAAAAAATTTATCAGGCCCTCACTACGGAGGAAGGTTTATCCGCCTGGTGGACGCCCGGCACCACCGCAAAGCCGGAGCCGGGTACTATTGCGCGTTTTCCGTTTACCCCACCTTACTTTAAGGAAATGCGGATCACAGAACTGCAGCCTTCCCGGCTGGTCCGGTGGACCTGCATTGCGGGGGCTGATGAATGGGTTGGCACCCGTATTTCTTTTCATCTTGAGCCGGGTACAAAAAATATCCTGCTCAATACCCACCCGGAAATACTGGGGCAGGCAGAACAGCTGGAGGGGGCTGATGGAACCCTGCTGCTCTTTCATCATGATGGCTGGAGAGCAGCTACATTGATGTATGCGGAATGTAATTATACCTGGGCACAGTTTCTCCGGAGCCTGAAGTTATTTTGTGAAACGGGTAAGGGCACTCCGTGGCCCTACCAGCATCGGCCGGGGTTTAATAAATAA
- a CDS encoding TonB-dependent receptor yields MRKVSGLLLLLCIGHWCMAQHTFTSVIKDADTKEPLPGATVTLNGTARSVQTNEKGVAVVDNIPDGKQEFTFSFTGYSTHTLTRLYPSSDDTVTVLLSAADEDMDEVVVSSTRSTRTIQNTPTRVEFISGEELEEKANMKPGDIRMLLSESTGIQTQQVSATSANASIRIQGLDGRYTQLLKDGFPLYAGFSGGLGLLQTPPLDLKQAEVIKGASSTLYGGGAIAGLVNLISKVPTEERELRFLINGTSAGGLDLNGFYGQKFKKLGLTVFASRNSSRAYDPSATGFTAIPWAERYVFNPKLFVYFSPKTTLNIGVNTLFEERTGGDIRYIKGRGDSTHSYFEKNKSSRFSTQLSLEHQLNEHSGLTVKNSVSNFNRAITIPGYTFDGKQWSTYSELTYHNNGERADWVAGLNLYTDQFREYPKDSFPARSYEQNTIGGFVQNTWKAAGWLQVESGIRGDYITNYGFVFLPRISGLFKLSPRLTSRLGGGFGYKTPTIFTEESERIQFRSVLPVSAAINKLERSYGVNFDINYRTFLLDKVSMSVNQLFFYTRINNPLLLDSITGNLFRLTNANGHIDTRGWETNVKLGYGNFKLFIGYTFTDASLHTQNGKKQNPLTARHRLNNVLLYEIEDKWKIGLEAYYYGKQLLNDGATGKRYWICGFMAEKIWERFSLFINFENFTDTRQTRFDRIYTGTVTHPVFRDVYAPLDGFVINGGLKLKL; encoded by the coding sequence ATGAGAAAAGTTTCAGGCTTATTACTATTACTGTGCATAGGGCATTGGTGCATGGCGCAACATACATTTACATCTGTCATAAAAGACGCAGATACAAAAGAGCCGCTACCCGGCGCTACCGTAACGCTCAACGGAACAGCCAGATCTGTACAAACCAATGAAAAGGGGGTGGCGGTTGTTGATAATATACCTGATGGAAAGCAGGAGTTTACGTTTAGTTTTACCGGCTATAGTACACATACATTAACGCGGCTGTATCCAAGTTCTGATGATACGGTTACTGTTTTGCTGAGCGCAGCCGATGAGGATATGGATGAGGTCGTTGTTTCTTCTACAAGAAGCACAAGAACCATACAAAATACACCAACGCGCGTGGAGTTCATCAGCGGGGAAGAGCTGGAAGAGAAAGCAAATATGAAGCCGGGCGACATCCGCATGTTGCTGAGCGAAAGTACCGGTATACAGACCCAGCAGGTATCGGCCACCTCCGCCAATGCAAGCATCCGCATCCAGGGGCTGGACGGGCGTTATACACAGTTGCTAAAAGATGGCTTTCCCTTATATGCCGGTTTCTCCGGCGGGTTGGGGTTGCTGCAAACACCACCCCTGGACTTAAAGCAGGCAGAAGTGATCAAAGGCGCCTCTTCCACCTTATACGGCGGTGGTGCTATTGCGGGGCTGGTGAACCTTATATCCAAAGTACCAACAGAGGAAAGAGAACTGCGTTTTTTGATCAATGGCACTTCTGCAGGCGGGTTGGATCTGAACGGGTTCTATGGGCAAAAATTTAAAAAGCTGGGCCTGACCGTTTTTGCTTCCCGGAACAGCAGCAGGGCATATGACCCGTCTGCCACCGGGTTTACCGCTATACCCTGGGCAGAACGGTATGTGTTCAACCCAAAACTCTTTGTTTATTTCAGCCCTAAAACAACCCTGAACATTGGTGTGAATACGCTCTTTGAGGAGCGTACCGGCGGGGATATCCGATACATAAAAGGCAGGGGTGACAGCACGCACAGTTATTTTGAAAAAAACAAAAGCAGCCGTTTTTCAACGCAGCTCTCACTGGAGCATCAGTTGAATGAGCACAGCGGGCTGACAGTAAAAAATTCAGTCAGCAATTTTAACCGGGCCATTACCATACCCGGGTATACATTTGATGGAAAGCAATGGTCTACCTATTCAGAGCTTACCTATCATAATAACGGGGAGCGCGCAGACTGGGTAGCGGGTTTGAATTTATATACGGATCAATTCAGGGAATACCCGAAAGACAGCTTTCCCGCGCGCAGTTATGAACAAAACACCATCGGCGGATTTGTTCAAAACACCTGGAAGGCTGCCGGCTGGCTGCAGGTCGAAAGCGGCATCCGCGGAGACTATATTACCAATTACGGTTTTGTTTTCCTGCCGCGTATCTCCGGGCTTTTTAAACTATCCCCCAGGCTTACCTCCCGTTTGGGCGGCGGCTTTGGCTATAAAACGCCCACTATCTTTACTGAAGAATCAGAGCGTATACAGTTCCGTTCCGTATTGCCTGTTAGCGCAGCTATTAATAAGCTGGAAAGATCCTATGGCGTCAATTTTGATATTAATTACCGTACCTTTTTGCTGGATAAGGTGAGTATGAGCGTAAACCAGTTGTTCTTTTATACCCGCATCAATAATCCTTTATTGCTGGATAGTATTACGGGCAACCTGTTCCGGCTTACCAATGCCAACGGGCATATAGATACGAGGGGGTGGGAAACCAATGTGAAGCTCGGCTATGGCAATTTCAAATTGTTTATCGGGTACACGTTTACAGATGCCAGTCTGCATACACAGAACGGCAAAAAACAGAACCCGCTAACCGCGCGGCACCGGCTGAATAACGTGCTGCTATATGAAATAGAAGATAAATGGAAAATAGGTCTGGAAGCGTACTATTACGGCAAACAACTGCTGAATGACGGGGCAACCGGAAAACGCTATTGGATCTGCGGATTTATGGCGGAAAAGATCTGGGAGCGCTTTTCGCTCTTCATCAACTTTGAGAATTTTACTGATACCCGGCAAACACGGTTTGATCGTATTTATACCGGTACCGTTACGCACCCGGTATTCAGGGATGTCTATGCACCATTAGATGGATTTGTGATCAATGGGGGACTAAAACTAAAATTGTAA